In the Halosolutus gelatinilyticus genome, TCTTCCCGCTAACAATCGCTCCTCGAATTCGTCCGCGTCCATGTCCGCTCGAGTGATCGCCCTGTCGCGTTTAACGATCTCAAACGGATTCGCCTCCTGCTCGCCGTGATAGAGGACGACGTAATTCCATTCGTCAATCATCTCGAGAAACGGATCCCACTCGAGTTGTTCGTGCGCCTCGCCCACGCCATCTGCTGGAATGATGTGGAAACGCTCCGTCTCTTCAGTACTCGTAATATCTTCTACTGGTACTGCATCATGGGCCTCTCCCCAGTTTCGGATTATCTTGCTGTCGGTCGATATACGGCTAGCATTATGGTGGTTAGTGTTATCCATATCCGGAAAACTCCTCGTGGCTGATTCACAAAAACGCCGACTTCTGTTCCTCTCAGAAATATTGTCTAAACGGATGAAACGGCGACCTGGATTTCTGAGATCCGGCCGGTACAGACCTGATCTCTTTGACAGGAGGATACGATCTCCGATCATTGGGCCTTACGGTAATCCCATGTTTTCTAGTTTAGTAATCGAGAGATGGTTATTGTTAATATTATGGTAAAAGATTTATTTTATATCCTTCACGTGGTTAAATACATCGCGTGATAGTTTCCTACCTTCGTCGACGTCTATCCATGCGCAAATTCGTGCGGACGTTGTTAGGGACACTCAGAACCCGCACAGTCGGCACTGCGGCACAAGTCCGTCGAGACAACGCACGAGGCATACAGCGATCTCCACGCTGGGGACGTGGCTCAGTCGATCGACGAAGTTCGGGAGTAATTCGCCTACCCGGGAGATTATCCCTTTCTAACCGGAAACTGTTGACCTGTGGATTTACAGGAATTTATTTGTTTAGCTCTTGTTGATAGGATTTCAACGCTCTGTCATACAATAACACCCTAATAGGGTCGCGGCCAATCACTCCTCGTGGACTCGTGGAAATCGATCGTATCCGATTTCGATGGTAGACCAGCCATCATCACCCTCGGTACTCTGTACGTCGTGTTCGCCATCTGGTTAGGCTATCGGGAAATCATTGGAGGGGATTCTGTTTTAGCGGCGCTGATCTTCGCTTTCTTTGTCGGCGGCCCAGGCGTTGTTCTCATTTGTGGCGGGTATTGGTTGCCCCGAACAGATATTAAACCTGAATTCTATCCGACGATCACAACATGGAGTCTCAGCGCGGTCATTATTATGGGTGCCCTCCTCGGGACCTACCACTTCTTGTCGGCTACAAGTATCAATACCCCCATTCGGGCGATCTTAACTGTCACAGCATTTGTTCTCGTCCCCGCGTTTGCCGGAGGAGTCAACGATGCGCGATCGAAATCTCGAGAGATTGAGCTCGAGCGAACCCTTGATCTCCTTCACAAAAGCGAGCGCATCGCTGATGTGGGCGGGTGGGAGATTTATCCGGACACGATGGACGTGTACTGGACCGACCATCTCTACGAACTTCTGGGAGTCCCCCCCAACGAAGAACTCCCGCTCGATGAAACCATTAACGCCTACCACGAGGACGACCAATCGATGATAGAAAGCGTCATCGAAGATGCGTTCGATACAGGTGCTCCTTTTACCGTGGAGGCTCGCTTTCGCCCTCCCGGCGGCGAGTTCCGCTGGATTCGGGTGCAAGCGGATTCAGAGATGAAAGACGGCGAGGTCGTTGCAGTCCGTGGGGCACTCCAGGATATTACTGAGCGGAAAAAACGCGAGGAGTTACTCAAACGCCGCACTCGACAACAACAAGCTGTGGCCGACCTCGGCCAATTCGCGTTCGAAAGCAACGACCTGGACGAACTCATGCACGAAGCATCTCGTCAAGTAGCGGCCGTTCTCGATACTACGTACTGTAAAGTGCTTGAGCTCGATGATGAGGATCAGGAATTCCTGCTTCGCGAAGGCGTCGGCTGGCAGGAAAGCATTGTCGGAGAGACAACGGTCCCAGCCGTCGAAGCCCGATCTCATGCTGCATATACGCTGACAACTAATCGCCCTATTATCGTCGAGGACTTCGAGACCGAAACACGGTTTAACGGTCCCCAGTTGCCGACGAGTGACACCATTCGCAGTGGTATTAGTACCATCATCGGCCCGCCAGACGACCCCTGGGGCGTGTTGGGTACTCACGACACCACTTGGAAAACGTTCACCGACGAAGACATCGCCTTCGTCCAAAGCGTTGCCAATGTCCTCGCTGAAGCGATCGAAGGGCAACAGTATCAGCGAGAACTCGAACAGTTGGTCGCCGATCTCGAGGAGTCGAACGAGCGCTTAGAGCAGTTCGCCTACGCCGCCTCACACGATCTGCAAGAACCTCTTCGTATGGTCTCGTCGTATCTCCAACTTATTGAACGTCGATATGACGACGAATTAGATGAGGATGGACGAGAGTTCCTCGAGTTCGCTATTGATGGGGCCGACCGGATGCGCGCGATGATTGATGGATTACTTCAGTATTCACGGGTCGAGACACAAGGAAAGCCGCTCGAACCGATCGATCTCAACGATGTGGTTTCGGACGTTTGCCACGATCTTGATGTTCGGATTACTGAGAGTAACGCTGACGTGCAGGTCGAGGACTTATCCCGCGTTGTAGGGGATGAACATCAATTACGGCAAGTGTTCCAGAACCTGCTGAAAAATGCGATCGAGTATAGCGGGGACACACGGCCTCGGGTACGGATTTTTAACGAGCGAAACGGCACGGGGTGGACTGTGGCAGTTCAAGACGAAGGCATCGGGATCGATCCTGCCAACCAAGACGAGATCTTCGAGGTGTTTCACCGTTTAAACGCGCGAAACAATCGGTCCGGGTCCGGAATCGGGTTAGCGCTCTGTGAGCGGATCGTCGAGCGCCACGGCGGCGAGATTTGGGTCGAGTCGGAACCAGGCAAGGGATCCACGTTTTCGTTTACGCTGCCGGCGGCAATGGACCACGAGTAAGGCTCTATAATGCCGCTCGATCAGCGCTGCAGCCGATCTCGATACCTACTTTGAAACTCACCGCTCGAGTCGATTGCGCCACTGTGATCCCCGACGCTGCTTAAAAGTGAGATCGTTGCGAGTGAGAACTACTGTATAACATTGACGGAGACACAACGTCCGACCCTTTACTCTCGATTATCACCGTAGCAGGAGACATGTCCGCTCGAGATGTGGCTTGAGTTTTTCGCGTCGTTTCAGCATTCGCTTCGGATTTTAGTGCTACACGAGACATCACGATCGACAAGGCGAGCAGTCTCGCGCATACTCGTTGGATTACTGTTCTACAATTGCCTGAATCAACTCAAGCCGAAGCGGTGTGAGGTTGGAAACGAGGTCGTCACAGGTTCCAAACTGGAGGATCGACCGTTCGGCACCTTCATCTGCAACTCCTTCTTCCGAATCCGTGACGAACTGTAGTGTGTCCTCACGGAGCTGTTCTCGATCGCCGATAGCGATGTATAGCGCCGTTATTAGTTGAATGACTCGAGTTTCCGAACGAGTTTTGTGTACAAATTTGGTGCACAGTACCAGCCTTCTTCGATCAT is a window encoding:
- a CDS encoding sensor histidine kinase, producing the protein MDVYWTDHLYELLGVPPNEELPLDETINAYHEDDQSMIESVIEDAFDTGAPFTVEARFRPPGGEFRWIRVQADSEMKDGEVVAVRGALQDITERKKREELLKRRTRQQQAVADLGQFAFESNDLDELMHEASRQVAAVLDTTYCKVLELDDEDQEFLLREGVGWQESIVGETTVPAVEARSHAAYTLTTNRPIIVEDFETETRFNGPQLPTSDTIRSGISTIIGPPDDPWGVLGTHDTTWKTFTDEDIAFVQSVANVLAEAIEGQQYQRELEQLVADLEESNERLEQFAYAASHDLQEPLRMVSSYLQLIERRYDDELDEDGREFLEFAIDGADRMRAMIDGLLQYSRVETQGKPLEPIDLNDVVSDVCHDLDVRITESNADVQVEDLSRVVGDEHQLRQVFQNLLKNAIEYSGDTRPRVRIFNERNGTGWTVAVQDEGIGIDPANQDEIFEVFHRLNARNNRSGSGIGLALCERIVERHGGEIWVESEPGKGSTFSFTLPAAMDHE